From a single Nicotiana tabacum cultivar K326 chromosome 8, ASM71507v2, whole genome shotgun sequence genomic region:
- the LOC107825581 gene encoding nucleoside diphosphate kinase 2, chloroplastic-like, giving the protein MEGLTIVGANPFVSSLLRTPSSKISNFSCSLIMPNAVFPNHHLAALRPAFHLFSYAPKRHHRPPIFLPHLVASMEEVEQTYIMIKPDGVQRGLVGEIISRFERKGFKLTGLKLFQCPKELAEEHYKDLQSKPFFPKLIDYITSGPVVCMGWEGVGVVASARKLIGATNPLNAEPGTIRGDLAVQTGRNVVHGSDSPDNGKREIALWFKEGELCAWAAVQEPWLME; this is encoded by the exons ATGGAGGGTCTTACCATAGTTGGAGCAAAtccttttgtttcttctttaCTTCGTACACCCTCTTCCAAAATCTCCAACTTTTCCTGCAGTCTTATCATGCCAAACGCCGTCTTTCCGAACCACCACTTAGCCGCATTGCGACCAGCATTTCATCTTTTCTCTTATGCCCCCAAAAGGCACCATAGACCTCCTATTTTCCTACCCCATTTGGTTGCTTCCATG GAAGAAGTGGAGCAAACGTACATCATGATTAAGCCTGATGGAGTTCAAAGAGGCCTT GTTGGAGAAATTATTTCCAGATTTGAGAGAAAGGGGTTTAAGCTTACTGGATTAAAGCTTTTTCAGTGCCCCAAAGAATTGGCAGAG GAGCATTACAAGGACCTACAGTCCAAGCCATTCTTCCCCAAGCTGATTGACTACATTACATCTGGTCCTGTCGTCTGTATG GGTTGGGAGGGTGTTGGTGTTGTTGCTTCAGCACGTAAACTAATAGGAGCAACCAATCCTCTTAATGCTGAGCCAGGCACAATCAGAGGAGACCTTGCTGTTCAAACTGGAAG AAATGTGGTACATGGAAGTGATAGCCCTGACAATGGCAAGCGTGAAATAG